One genomic segment of Stigmatopora argus isolate UIUO_Sarg chromosome 1, RoL_Sarg_1.0, whole genome shotgun sequence includes these proteins:
- the usp19 gene encoding ubiquitin carboxyl-terminal hydrolase 19 isoform X1, protein MSSSSGNGAAGRRGGAVNQQRGGGDHGSELASSASKKKQKDRANQESREAKRAAAAAEVDGVLAEVKKDIFVDWKQNANEVIIKLRCGESVQKLEDVNTTFTDTHCYVHFSDGREWSCQLQEEIEASCSRVQYKEKGGLLLLILHKKIPIHIWPSLKSNKKEKEVGPTQTKTVLVPEPRSVASESSECLKLPSLLAQHQSQDTPSPSCTASRYSGSKAERGVKRHLKNKQPSDKKSTDSVVDTFGARSAPATSCMPLPAKNGKLQPQESSAKCTIGNISRNTKEAKSLSKGHMDSAQIETSNVHLLATELRQTPRTNGDRNIDQLVCEQESTVSNMIEEAGEQYKTSDTQEKSSEPADSEQQLEVPVSTSGSLKTLDLKKCVDSGSLERSSDNTKTEAEKKAPFHESMQDTQTDQQVVSRGAVSVVSRDLSAQQEQSPSLTHIQGSCEGEEKCDQSKEEPPPSKIQEAPEPMVNVQSVKNDSYEKGTDLMVVNVYMKGICRNTSRVIFREQDFTLIFQTSDAHVLRLHPDCGPNTVFKWQVRLRNLIQPDQCSYSFTVSRVDINLKKRHSQRWEGLEAPATQGAVGGAKVAVPSSPACTEKSQPGSSQHSLPTKEEPPRVGEEKPKAPKAPSRVDDSGLETMTPRTVSDHVAITKSEPTVMTPKPTCMVQPMTHQLSVSNEHHEDEEEKKVCLPGFTGLVNLGNTCFMNSVIQSLSNTRELRDYFHDRGFESEINCNNPLGTGGRLAIGFAVLLRALWKGTHHAFQPSKLKAIVASKANQFTGYAQHDAQEFMAFLLDGLHEDLNRIQNKPYTETVDSDGRLDEVVAEEAWQRHKMRNDSFIVDLFQGQFKSKLVCPTCSKVSITFDPFLYLPVPLPQKQKVLSVFYFAKEPHRKPIKFLVSVSKENSSTAEVLDSISKSVRVKPENLRLAEVGKNCFQRMFLPSHSLDTVSSSDMLFCFEVLSKDLAKERVVLLRVQQRLQVPNVPISKCASCLKPPVSDEDKLKRCTRCYSVGYCNQGCQKTHWPNHKGHCRPNTENVGLPFIVSVSESRLSYSRLTQLLHGYSRFSVNVFQPPFQSGRTSPEISPVLAMQPAASPCGPSSGDEAMGGSSIVEQNECGSEKGTPMLDSRKLQTWTPVLDSGDTVSLTTSQTSLSTTQMSDSGFSESISSTSSGSLDTHVEKETSCEKAVRPEAAVAGYQQPNDATSGHAGQFYIILQDSNKEQRLDEKEDLLVDLPDDATVELVWKNNERLKEYVLVSSKELEYEEDPSSLSETARAGHFTLEQCLNLFTKPEVLAPEEAWYCPKCQQHREASKQLLLWRLPNILIIQLKRFSFRSFIWRDKINDMVDFPVRNLDLSKFCIGQKDEMQHPPIYDLYAVINHYGGMIGGHYTAYARLPSDKNSQRSDVGWRLFDDSTVTMVEESQVVTRYAYVLFYRRRNSPVERLPRFLRPVGADSPPAMGATTSQASQIWRELEEEEDGRDGSPREAFFSGLRRQQAQRGRDEKDKDRAERHRQRTERTSDCHDEDRARYFVLGTLAAVFALLVNFVYPLLSKFNWA, encoded by the exons ATGTCCAGCAGCAGTGGTAATGGGGCCGCAGGCCGACGCGGCGGGGCTGTGAATCAGCAGAGGGGAGGAGGCGACCATGGGTCCGAGCTGGCCTCAAGTGCCAGTAAGAAGAAGCAGAAGGACAGAGCTAACCAGGAGTCCAGAGAGGCCAAaagagctgctgctgctgcagaaGTGGATGGAGTCCTCGCAGAAGTCAAAAAAG atatttttgtaGATTGGAAACAAAATGCTAATGAAGTGATCATCAAGTTACGATGTGGAGAAAGTGTTCAGAAGTTGGAAGATGTCAACACAACTTTCACTGATACACACTGCTATGTGCATTTCTCAG ATGGTCGTGAGTGGTCATGCCAATTGCAGGAGGAAATAGAGGCTTCTTGTAGTAGAGTACAGTACAAAGAAAAAGGTGGCCTTCTGCTGCTCATTCTGCATAAGAAGATTCCTATTCACATTTGGCCTTCACTAAAA TCcaacaaaaaagagaaagaggTGGGACCCACACAGACCAAAACTGTCTTGGTGCCGGAACCAAGGTCTGTAGCCTCAGAGTCATCAGAGTGTCTGAAGTTGCCCTCCCTGCTGGCACAGCATCAATCTCAGGATACCCCTTCCCCCTCATGCACTGCATCAAGATACAGCGGGAGCAAAGCTGAGCGTGGTGTCAAGcgccatttaaaaaacaaacaaccatcgGACAAGAAATCAACAGACTCTGTGGTAGACACATTTGGAGCGCGGAGTGCACCAGCCACTTCTTGTATGCCACTTCCTGCTAAGAACGGCAAACTCCAGCCCCAAGAGTCCAGTGCAAAATGTACCATTGGCAATATTTCCAGGAACACCAAGGAGGCTAAGTCTCTTAGTAAGGGTCACATGGACTCAGCCCAGATTGAAACGTCAAATGTACACCTGCTTGCCACCGAACTCCGTCAAACACCACGAACAAATGGAGACAGGAATATCGACCAATTAGTTTGTGAACAGGAGAGCACTGTTTCAAACATGATTGAG GAGGCAGGTGAGCAATATAAGACATCAGACACACAGGAGAAATCATCTGAACCTGCTGATAGTGAACAACAACTTGAGGTTCCTGTAAGCACAAGTGGCTCCCTGAAAACTctggacttaaaaaaatgtgttgactCAGGCTCTCTAGAAAGGAGTAGTGACAACACTAAAACCGAGGCAGAGAAAAAGGCTCCTTTTCACGAATCGATGCAAGATACGCAAACTGACCAGCAGGTTGTTTCTAGAGGCGCTGTCTCAGTGGTCTCAAGAGATCTCTCTGCCCAACAAGAGCAATCACCCTCTCTGACTCATATTCAAGGCAGCTGTGAAGGAGAAGAAAAGTGTGACCAATCCAAAGAGGAGCCACCCCCAAGCAAAATACAGGAAG CCCCAGAGCCGATGGTAAACGTACAGTCTGTGAAGAATGACTCGTACGAGAAAGGCACAGACTTGATGGTGGTGAATGTCTACATGAAGGGCATCTGTAGGAACACATCAAGGGTCATTTTCAGGGAGCAGGATTTTACTCTCATCTTCCAGACAAG tgacGCTCACGTTCTTCGGCTTCACCCAGACTGTGGACCAAACACAGTTTTCAAGTGGCAGGTCAGACTCAG GAATCTGATACAGCCTGACCAGTGCTCATACTCCTTCACTGTATCACGAGTCGATATTAACCTAAAGAAGAGACACAGCCAACGTTGGGAGGGTCTAGAGGCCCCCGCCACACAAG GTGCAGTGGGTGGTGCCAAGGTGGCTGTGCCCTCGAGTCCTGCCTGCACAGAGAAGAGCCAACCAGGCAGCAGCCAGCACAGTTTGCCCACCAAGGAAGAGCCCCCAAGGGTCGGTGAAGAGAAGCCAAAGGCTCCTAAAGCTCCATCCAGAGTAGACGATAGTGGTTTGGAAACCATGACTCCTCGTACAGTCTCGGACCATGTCGCCATTACCAAGTCAGAACCCACTGTCATGACT CCCAAGCCAACCTGCATGGTGCAACCCATGACGCATCAACTCTCTGTTAGCAATGAGCACCatgaggacgaggaggagaagaaggtcTGCCTCCCTGGTTTCACAGGATTGGTCAACCTCGGAAACACCTGCTTTATGAACAGTGTCATCCAATCCCTTTCCAACACCAGAGAACTCAGGGATTACTTTCATG ACCGAGGATTTGAATCAGAAATCAACTGCAACAATCCGCTAGGAACAGGAGGCCGGCTAGCTATAGGCTTTGCAGTCTTGCTCAGGGCCCTTTGGAAAGGAACGCACCATGCCTTTCAGCCCTCAAAGCTAAAG GCAATTGTGGCCAGTAAAGCCAATCAGTTTACAGGCTATGCCCAGCATGATGCCCAAGAATTTATGGCGTTTTTACTTGATGGCCTCCATGAGGACTTGAATCGCATTCAGAATAAGCCGTACACGGAGACGGTAGACTCCGATGGCCGCTTAGATGAG GTGGTTGCAGAGGAGGCATGGCAGAGGCACAAGATGAGAAATGACTCATTCATAGTGGACCTCTTCCAAGGCCAGTTCAAATCCAAGCTTGTCTGTCCTACATGCTCCAAG GTCTCTATAACATTTGACCCTTTCCTTTATTTACCTGTCCCATtgccacaaaaacaaaaggTGCTTTCAGTTTTTTACTTTGCCAAGGAACCGCATAGAAAACCCATTAAG TTTTTGGTGAGTGTAAGCAAGGAGAACTCCAGCACTGCAGAGGTCCTTGACTCCATCAGCAAGAGTGTTCGGGTCAAACCTGAAAACCTCAGACTTGCTGAG GTGGGGAAAAACTGCTTCCAGCGAATGTTTTTGCCCTCCCATTCCCTGGACACTGTGTCTTCCTCAGACATGTTGTTTTGCTTTGAGGTTCTTTCCAAAGATCTAGCAAAGGAGCGAGTGGTGTTGCTTCGAGTTCAGCAG AGACTGCAAGTTCCAAATGTCCCCATTTCAAAGTGTGCCTCCTGCCTTAAGCCTCCGGTCTCTGATGAAGACAAGCTGAAGCGCTGTACTCGCTGTTATAGTGTTGGCTATTGCAATCA AGGGTGTCAAAAGACCCATTGGCCCAATCACAAGGGGCATTGTCGACCCAACACTGAAAATGTGGGTCTGCCCTTCATAGTTAGTGTATCCGAGTCCCGTTTGTCCTACAGCCGCCTCACTCAGCTCCTACATGGCTactccag ATTTTCAGTCAATGTGTTCCAGCCCCCTTTCCAGTCAGGTCGGACATCCCCCGAAATATCTCCAGTACTTGCAATGCAACCAGCAGCTTCTCCATGTGGACCAAGCTCAGGAGATGAAGCCATGGGTGGAAGCAGTATTGTAGAACAAAATGAATGTGGATCTGAAAAAGGCACTCCAATGCTTGACTCACGGAAACTACAGACCTGGACTCCAGTCCTTGACTCCGGTGACACAGTGTCCCTTACTACGTCCCAGACATCTCTTTCTACCACACAAATGTCAGACTCTGGGTTTTCAGAGTCCATCTCATCTACTTCCTCTGGCTCTCTTGACACCCATGTTGAAAAAGAAACCTCCTGTGAGAAGGCAGTACGACCAGAAG CTGCAGTAGCAGGCTACCAGCAACCTAATGATGCAACTTCAGGGCATGCGGGTCAGTTCTACATTATTCTGCAGGATTCTAACAAGGAACAAAGACTGGATGAGAAAG AGGACTTGCTGGTTGACCTCCCTGATGATGCGACCGTGGAGCTTGTGTGGAAAAACAATGAGCGTTTGAAGGAGTACGTCCTGGTGAGCTCCAAAGAACTAGAATATGAGGAGGATCCTAGTTCTTTGAGTGAGACAGCCAGGGCAGGGCATTTCACTCTGGAGCAGTGTCTCAACCTATTCACCAAGCCAGAGGTGCTGGCACCAGAAGAAGCATG GTACTGTCCAAAGTGCCAGCAGCACCGTGAGGCCTCCAAACAGCTATTACTATGGCGGCTTCCTAACATTTTGATCATACAACTCAAGCGCTTCAGCTTTAGGAGTTTTATCTGGAGAGACAAGATTAACGACATGGTTGACTTCCCTGTCAG GAATCTCGATCTAAGTAAGTTCTGTATTGGCCAGAAGGATGAGATGCAACACCCGCCTATCTACGACTTGTATGCAGTCATCAACCACTATGGGGGAATGATCGGTGGCCACTATACTGCCTACGCTCGTCTTCCAAGTGACAAAAATAGCCAACGCAGTGATGTTG GTTGGCGTCTATTTGATGATAGCACTGTAACAATGGTGGAAGAGAGCCAGGTGGTAACGCGTTATGCTTATGTCCTTTTCTACCGACGTCGGAATTCACCTGTGGAGAGGCTGCCACGTTTCCTCAGGCCCGTTGGGGCAGACTCTCCACCTGCAATGGGAGCTACCACCAGTCAG GCCTCTCAAATATGGCGGGAactggaagaagaggaggacggTCGCGATGGAAGCCCCCGGGAAGCTTTCTTCTCGGGCCTGCGACGACAACAAGCCCAGAGAGGAAGAGATGAGAAAGATAAGGACAGAGCAGAAAGGCATCGTCAACGCACGGAAAGAACATCAGATTGTCATGACGAAGATCGTGCACGATACTTTGTTCTAGGAACCCTCGCGGCCGTCTTTGCACTTCTGGTCAATTTCGTCTACCCTCTTCTTTCCAAATTCAACTGGGCTTAG
- the usp19 gene encoding ubiquitin carboxyl-terminal hydrolase 19 isoform X3 yields the protein MSSSSGNGAAGRRGGAVNQQRGGGDHGSELASSASKKKQKDRANQESREAKRAAAAAEVDGVLAEVKKDIFVDWKQNANEVIIKLRCGESVQKLEDVNTTFTDTHCYVHFSDGREWSCQLQEEIEASCSRVQYKEKGGLLLLILHKKIPIHIWPSLKSNKKEKEVGPTQTKTVLVPEPRSVASESSECLKLPSLLAQHQSQDTPSPSCTASRYSGSKAERGVKRHLKNKQPSDKKSTDSVVDTFGARSAPATSCMPLPAKNGKLQPQESSAKCTIGNISRNTKEAKSLSKGHMDSAQIETSNVHLLATELRQTPRTNGDRNIDQLVCEQESTVSNMIEEAGEQYKTSDTQEKSSEPADSEQQLEVPVSTSGSLKTLDLKKCVDSGSLERSSDNTKTEAEKKAPFHESMQDTQTDQQVVSRGAVSVVSRDLSAQQEQSPSLTHIQGSCEGEEKCDQSKEEPPPSKIQEAPEPMVNVQSVKNDSYEKGTDLMVVNVYMKGICRNTSRVIFREQDFTLIFQTSDAHVLRLHPDCGPNTVFKWQVRLRNLIQPDQCSYSFTVSRVDINLKKRHSQRWEGLEAPATQGAVGGAKVAVPSSPACTEKSQPGSSQHSLPTKEEPPRVGEEKPKAPKAPSRVDDSGLETMTPRTVSDHVAITKSEPTVMTPKPTCMVQPMTHQLSVSNEHHEDEEEKKVCLPGFTGLVNLGNTCFMNSVIQSLSNTRELRDYFHDRGFESEINCNNPLGTGGRLAIGFAVLLRALWKGTHHAFQPSKLKAIVASKANQFTGYAQHDAQEFMAFLLDGLHEDLNRIQNKPYTETVDSDGRLDEVVAEEAWQRHKMRNDSFIVDLFQGQFKSKLVCPTCSKVSITFDPFLYLPVPLPQKQKVLSVFYFAKEPHRKPIKFLVSVSKENSSTAEVLDSISKSVRVKPENLRLAEVGKNCFQRMFLPSHSLDTVSSSDMLFCFEVLSKDLAKERVVLLRVQQRLQVPNVPISKCASCLKPPVSDEDKLKRCTRCYSVGYCNQGCQKTHWPNHKGHCRPNTENVGLPFIVSVSESRLSYSRLTQLLHGYSRFSVNVFQPPFQSGRTSPEISPVLAMQPAASPCGPSSGDEAMGGSSIVEQNECGSEKGTPMLDSRKLQTWTPVLDSGDTVSLTTSQTSLSTTQMSDSGFSESISSTSSGSLDTHVEKETSCEKAVRPEAAVAGYQQPNDATSGHAGQFYIILQDSNKEQRLDEKEDLLVDLPDDATVELVWKNNERLKEYVLVSSKELEYEEDPSSLSETARAGHFTLEQCLNLFTKPEVLAPEEAWYCPKCQQHREASKQLLLWRLPNILIIQLKRFSFRSFIWRDKINDMVDFPVRNLDLSKFCIGQKDEMQHPPIYDLYAVINHYGGMIGGHYTAYARLPSDKNSQRSDVGWRLFDDSTVTMVEESQVVTRYAYVLFYRRRNSPVERLPRFLRPVGADSPPAMGATTSQATSQSLFVADLDSEVPPTLTSDVPGGVFAHSGDCATASYSNMEDVD from the exons ATGTCCAGCAGCAGTGGTAATGGGGCCGCAGGCCGACGCGGCGGGGCTGTGAATCAGCAGAGGGGAGGAGGCGACCATGGGTCCGAGCTGGCCTCAAGTGCCAGTAAGAAGAAGCAGAAGGACAGAGCTAACCAGGAGTCCAGAGAGGCCAAaagagctgctgctgctgcagaaGTGGATGGAGTCCTCGCAGAAGTCAAAAAAG atatttttgtaGATTGGAAACAAAATGCTAATGAAGTGATCATCAAGTTACGATGTGGAGAAAGTGTTCAGAAGTTGGAAGATGTCAACACAACTTTCACTGATACACACTGCTATGTGCATTTCTCAG ATGGTCGTGAGTGGTCATGCCAATTGCAGGAGGAAATAGAGGCTTCTTGTAGTAGAGTACAGTACAAAGAAAAAGGTGGCCTTCTGCTGCTCATTCTGCATAAGAAGATTCCTATTCACATTTGGCCTTCACTAAAA TCcaacaaaaaagagaaagaggTGGGACCCACACAGACCAAAACTGTCTTGGTGCCGGAACCAAGGTCTGTAGCCTCAGAGTCATCAGAGTGTCTGAAGTTGCCCTCCCTGCTGGCACAGCATCAATCTCAGGATACCCCTTCCCCCTCATGCACTGCATCAAGATACAGCGGGAGCAAAGCTGAGCGTGGTGTCAAGcgccatttaaaaaacaaacaaccatcgGACAAGAAATCAACAGACTCTGTGGTAGACACATTTGGAGCGCGGAGTGCACCAGCCACTTCTTGTATGCCACTTCCTGCTAAGAACGGCAAACTCCAGCCCCAAGAGTCCAGTGCAAAATGTACCATTGGCAATATTTCCAGGAACACCAAGGAGGCTAAGTCTCTTAGTAAGGGTCACATGGACTCAGCCCAGATTGAAACGTCAAATGTACACCTGCTTGCCACCGAACTCCGTCAAACACCACGAACAAATGGAGACAGGAATATCGACCAATTAGTTTGTGAACAGGAGAGCACTGTTTCAAACATGATTGAG GAGGCAGGTGAGCAATATAAGACATCAGACACACAGGAGAAATCATCTGAACCTGCTGATAGTGAACAACAACTTGAGGTTCCTGTAAGCACAAGTGGCTCCCTGAAAACTctggacttaaaaaaatgtgttgactCAGGCTCTCTAGAAAGGAGTAGTGACAACACTAAAACCGAGGCAGAGAAAAAGGCTCCTTTTCACGAATCGATGCAAGATACGCAAACTGACCAGCAGGTTGTTTCTAGAGGCGCTGTCTCAGTGGTCTCAAGAGATCTCTCTGCCCAACAAGAGCAATCACCCTCTCTGACTCATATTCAAGGCAGCTGTGAAGGAGAAGAAAAGTGTGACCAATCCAAAGAGGAGCCACCCCCAAGCAAAATACAGGAAG CCCCAGAGCCGATGGTAAACGTACAGTCTGTGAAGAATGACTCGTACGAGAAAGGCACAGACTTGATGGTGGTGAATGTCTACATGAAGGGCATCTGTAGGAACACATCAAGGGTCATTTTCAGGGAGCAGGATTTTACTCTCATCTTCCAGACAAG tgacGCTCACGTTCTTCGGCTTCACCCAGACTGTGGACCAAACACAGTTTTCAAGTGGCAGGTCAGACTCAG GAATCTGATACAGCCTGACCAGTGCTCATACTCCTTCACTGTATCACGAGTCGATATTAACCTAAAGAAGAGACACAGCCAACGTTGGGAGGGTCTAGAGGCCCCCGCCACACAAG GTGCAGTGGGTGGTGCCAAGGTGGCTGTGCCCTCGAGTCCTGCCTGCACAGAGAAGAGCCAACCAGGCAGCAGCCAGCACAGTTTGCCCACCAAGGAAGAGCCCCCAAGGGTCGGTGAAGAGAAGCCAAAGGCTCCTAAAGCTCCATCCAGAGTAGACGATAGTGGTTTGGAAACCATGACTCCTCGTACAGTCTCGGACCATGTCGCCATTACCAAGTCAGAACCCACTGTCATGACT CCCAAGCCAACCTGCATGGTGCAACCCATGACGCATCAACTCTCTGTTAGCAATGAGCACCatgaggacgaggaggagaagaaggtcTGCCTCCCTGGTTTCACAGGATTGGTCAACCTCGGAAACACCTGCTTTATGAACAGTGTCATCCAATCCCTTTCCAACACCAGAGAACTCAGGGATTACTTTCATG ACCGAGGATTTGAATCAGAAATCAACTGCAACAATCCGCTAGGAACAGGAGGCCGGCTAGCTATAGGCTTTGCAGTCTTGCTCAGGGCCCTTTGGAAAGGAACGCACCATGCCTTTCAGCCCTCAAAGCTAAAG GCAATTGTGGCCAGTAAAGCCAATCAGTTTACAGGCTATGCCCAGCATGATGCCCAAGAATTTATGGCGTTTTTACTTGATGGCCTCCATGAGGACTTGAATCGCATTCAGAATAAGCCGTACACGGAGACGGTAGACTCCGATGGCCGCTTAGATGAG GTGGTTGCAGAGGAGGCATGGCAGAGGCACAAGATGAGAAATGACTCATTCATAGTGGACCTCTTCCAAGGCCAGTTCAAATCCAAGCTTGTCTGTCCTACATGCTCCAAG GTCTCTATAACATTTGACCCTTTCCTTTATTTACCTGTCCCATtgccacaaaaacaaaaggTGCTTTCAGTTTTTTACTTTGCCAAGGAACCGCATAGAAAACCCATTAAG TTTTTGGTGAGTGTAAGCAAGGAGAACTCCAGCACTGCAGAGGTCCTTGACTCCATCAGCAAGAGTGTTCGGGTCAAACCTGAAAACCTCAGACTTGCTGAG GTGGGGAAAAACTGCTTCCAGCGAATGTTTTTGCCCTCCCATTCCCTGGACACTGTGTCTTCCTCAGACATGTTGTTTTGCTTTGAGGTTCTTTCCAAAGATCTAGCAAAGGAGCGAGTGGTGTTGCTTCGAGTTCAGCAG AGACTGCAAGTTCCAAATGTCCCCATTTCAAAGTGTGCCTCCTGCCTTAAGCCTCCGGTCTCTGATGAAGACAAGCTGAAGCGCTGTACTCGCTGTTATAGTGTTGGCTATTGCAATCA AGGGTGTCAAAAGACCCATTGGCCCAATCACAAGGGGCATTGTCGACCCAACACTGAAAATGTGGGTCTGCCCTTCATAGTTAGTGTATCCGAGTCCCGTTTGTCCTACAGCCGCCTCACTCAGCTCCTACATGGCTactccag ATTTTCAGTCAATGTGTTCCAGCCCCCTTTCCAGTCAGGTCGGACATCCCCCGAAATATCTCCAGTACTTGCAATGCAACCAGCAGCTTCTCCATGTGGACCAAGCTCAGGAGATGAAGCCATGGGTGGAAGCAGTATTGTAGAACAAAATGAATGTGGATCTGAAAAAGGCACTCCAATGCTTGACTCACGGAAACTACAGACCTGGACTCCAGTCCTTGACTCCGGTGACACAGTGTCCCTTACTACGTCCCAGACATCTCTTTCTACCACACAAATGTCAGACTCTGGGTTTTCAGAGTCCATCTCATCTACTTCCTCTGGCTCTCTTGACACCCATGTTGAAAAAGAAACCTCCTGTGAGAAGGCAGTACGACCAGAAG CTGCAGTAGCAGGCTACCAGCAACCTAATGATGCAACTTCAGGGCATGCGGGTCAGTTCTACATTATTCTGCAGGATTCTAACAAGGAACAAAGACTGGATGAGAAAG AGGACTTGCTGGTTGACCTCCCTGATGATGCGACCGTGGAGCTTGTGTGGAAAAACAATGAGCGTTTGAAGGAGTACGTCCTGGTGAGCTCCAAAGAACTAGAATATGAGGAGGATCCTAGTTCTTTGAGTGAGACAGCCAGGGCAGGGCATTTCACTCTGGAGCAGTGTCTCAACCTATTCACCAAGCCAGAGGTGCTGGCACCAGAAGAAGCATG GTACTGTCCAAAGTGCCAGCAGCACCGTGAGGCCTCCAAACAGCTATTACTATGGCGGCTTCCTAACATTTTGATCATACAACTCAAGCGCTTCAGCTTTAGGAGTTTTATCTGGAGAGACAAGATTAACGACATGGTTGACTTCCCTGTCAG GAATCTCGATCTAAGTAAGTTCTGTATTGGCCAGAAGGATGAGATGCAACACCCGCCTATCTACGACTTGTATGCAGTCATCAACCACTATGGGGGAATGATCGGTGGCCACTATACTGCCTACGCTCGTCTTCCAAGTGACAAAAATAGCCAACGCAGTGATGTTG GTTGGCGTCTATTTGATGATAGCACTGTAACAATGGTGGAAGAGAGCCAGGTGGTAACGCGTTATGCTTATGTCCTTTTCTACCGACGTCGGAATTCACCTGTGGAGAGGCTGCCACGTTTCCTCAGGCCCGTTGGGGCAGACTCTCCACCTGCAATGGGAGCTACCACCAGTCAG GCAACAAGTCAGTCACTATTTGTGGCTGACCTGGACTCTGAAGTTCCACCTACATTGACCTCGGACGTGCCTGGTGGTGTCTTTGCGCATTCTGGGGACTGCGCAACAGCATCCTACAGCAACATGGAGGATGTGGACTAA